ATCAACGAGACTCGCTCTCCTTCATGTGCAGTCAATTGATTGGGCAAAAAGCCAGCGCTAGAAATCGTAACGGTATGTGTCCGCGTCGCGACAGCGTACGAAGCGGGCAGGCGATGGTGATGATGTGTCCAAAGTAGCGTTAATGTCACAGCCAGAGCGATGATTGGATAACGAAGCTGCCGATACCAGTGACGAGACATTTTGCTTTTCAACTCCTTCGAGGACAATAGCATGGGGAAGTTACTATTATCCTGTCCCCGGAGTGAGGGGGATAAACACCTTTTTCCTATTCGGATGAGGTCAATAACTAGATCTCTTACATGAGGAATGTCTCGTGTAGGGCTAGCCTACTAATCCCGATGAGCCGATGTCGATCCGCTTAAGACCACCTCAACTTTATTTGAGGGGTCTTTTTTTATTCAGTGAAAAAGCAATTCGACACATATTACTTCGTTACACATAGTAATATGTGTTATGCTATAGTTGCGAGGTGAACGAGATGAGTGACAGCAGTATCAGCAGTGACATTATCCGCGGTCATATCGATACGATTATTCTCCGTGTCCTGTGTGACGGCGATAACTACGGATACGAAATTATCAAAGCCATTTTCAAAAACAGCGGCGGGCGTTACGAACTGAAAGAGCCTTCCTTGTATACCAGTCTGAAAAGATTAGAGTCACACAAGCTGATCGCTTCGTACTGGGGAGATGAGAGCCAGGGGGGCAGACGCAAATATTATCAGGTGACAGAAGCAGGGAGAGAGGCGTACGAAAAAGCGCTGGCATCTTGGAAAGTTGCCAAAGAATTGATTGACCAGCTCATCGAAAGGCGGGAGGAAGTGTGATGGAGAGTTTACAGCACTATGTCGATCAATTGTTTCAAAAATATAGAGGAAGTAAGCAAATCGAGGAGCTCAAATGGGAAGTATTGAGCAATCTGGAGGCAAAGGTCGCCGACTTGGTTGCAGATGGGCTATCACTGGATGAAGCGGTGAAAAAAGCAAAAGCCAATCTCCCTTCGATTGATTCGATTGTCGGAGAACGCCGCCAGGTATACATATTTCTACTTGTACAAGAGTTGTTGCAACTCGGATTGTTGTACGTACTCATTGCCTGGATTGTGACAATGCCTCTGCGAATTTGGGGCATGGGGATCTTTTTGAACTATAGTCTGTTTGCGATTTGCATCCTTATCGGAATCGTCTATTTGATTTTGCTGGGGATCAACCGACCGGCTTCCTCGCAAAATTTGACCAGTATGAATGTACGGTCTGCCTGTTTGCTGCGGAAAACAGGCTGGATGCTGTGGGCGCTTTATATTGTCGGGACACTCGTTTTTACGACTGCGCTCTATTTTGGCAGCAATCTATGGTTTTCAACGCCAGTGAATCTTACTGGACCGTATCAATTCGCTAACGTTGCCGTATCATATGCGCTGCCTTTTCTCTCAATCCTTATACCATTGTGGCTCCATGCCATTCCGCGGCTTATTTTGAAATACGATGCAGGGGAAGGTGACGTCATTGCGAAATAAAATCATACTTGCCTTGGTTCTTATCGGGGTTGTCCTGTTCATGGTCATTCAGATCGTCATTATCCCGGAGAACGAAGCGCAATCCGAGCAATATCAATTAGCTCAGCAAAGCCCACTGACTCACGATTTGGAATCCATTTTGCCATACAAAAACAAGTACATGGGCGCTACTTCGAATCTGGTCATGTTCAATCATCTGCCGTTGAGCCATCTCAAGCGCACCTTTCAGCTCCGTCCGGAGAAGTTTACGATTGAGATTCATTACGAGGACATGACGACCGATGTCGAGGCGAAATTGTTCAAGCAAGCGATGCTGTATAACTCCGTGTCAGCCTTTGCGTTGGTAGACAATTTGCAAACAATCGAATACCGTTTTTCAGATACTACGATTGTTGCCACACGAGTTGTCATGCAAGGTCTCTTCGGTGAGGATTTGGCGTCGCTGTTGACAAAAGAAAAGTGGAAGACAAGTGTGCAGGACAAGTTGCGAGATGACCAATTTGTTGAAGAGGGTATGAAAAAGCTTGTAAAAAAGTAAGAGAATAGCAATGCAAAGCAGCTTTTAGAGAACGGAGAGTCTTACTTTGGCTTTCAATTAAAATAAAAGAAAAAAGGGGCGAGCCT
This genomic stretch from Brevibacillus sp. DP1.3A harbors:
- a CDS encoding permease prefix domain 1-containing protein, with the protein product MESLQHYVDQLFQKYRGSKQIEELKWEVLSNLEAKVADLVADGLSLDEAVKKAKANLPSIDSIVGERRQVYIFLLVQELLQLGLLYVLIAWIVTMPLRIWGMGIFLNYSLFAICILIGIVYLILLGINRPASSQNLTSMNVRSACLLRKTGWMLWALYIVGTLVFTTALYFGSNLWFSTPVNLTGPYQFANVAVSYALPFLSILIPLWLHAIPRLILKYDAGEGDVIAK
- a CDS encoding cupredoxin domain-containing protein; the protein is MSRHWYRQLRYPIIALAVTLTLLWTHHHHRLPASYAVATRTHTVTISSAGFLPNQLTAHEGERVSLMIVNTDTRPHNLSIRDLNLASTELKPTQSTLLQFSAAKRGRFHFVSDAPGYPETGFQGMLVID
- a CDS encoding DUF4825 domain-containing protein, giving the protein MTSLRNKIILALVLIGVVLFMVIQIVIIPENEAQSEQYQLAQQSPLTHDLESILPYKNKYMGATSNLVMFNHLPLSHLKRTFQLRPEKFTIEIHYEDMTTDVEAKLFKQAMLYNSVSAFALVDNLQTIEYRFSDTTIVATRVVMQGLFGEDLASLLTKEKWKTSVQDKLRDDQFVEEGMKKLVKK
- a CDS encoding PadR family transcriptional regulator; the protein is MSDSSISSDIIRGHIDTIILRVLCDGDNYGYEIIKAIFKNSGGRYELKEPSLYTSLKRLESHKLIASYWGDESQGGRRKYYQVTEAGREAYEKALASWKVAKELIDQLIERREEV